One stretch of Nitrosococcus watsonii C-113 DNA includes these proteins:
- a CDS encoding LPS-assembly protein LptD has product MEHKKNIILFAGLFFFLSGLVPIARAQIPQWEKCGSFIEPASEELLDPEPRGPVNVEADRVESEKDGVSVFSGDVKFRRRGQWLDADEVFYDKPNDTVEAFGDVRYQDATMDVISDSAKVNLETDIGEAENARYFLRDYHARGEAGEVERESSIKTELREATFTTCDIGNHAWQLKADRVSLDHEEGVGWARGARLKLWDTTVFYVPFLRFPIDDRRKSGFLVPSAGRSSNSGIDASTPYYWNIAPNLDATLTPRYLSQRGPMMEGEVRYLNPSNFGRIRGSFLPHDAKRDDYRGAFSYRHSGSPRPRWFTNLDLNLVSDDRYFEDFGNSLSIASTTVLNNSLDIGYQGNGWNALGRFQGFQTIDRSIPASARPYQRLPQFLVDGFFPDQLLGLDVDFHGEVVRFGRDAGPPTGALRLDFWPTVSLPFRTPGTFFTPSIGVRDTRYFLEHAPAGTDSTLSRTLPIFSMDTGAIFERSLTLWGNDVRQTLEPRAYYLYVPFENQEALPVFDSAPLDFYFSRLFQPNRFTGADRLNDANQLTLAVTTRLLQSNTGAELLRASIGQIQFFRDRKVTMPGFAEETDSSSLVIGEVAARLAQAWSLRGELRFDPHTEQTALGAAELHYRGNEGGLFNINYRFRRDFLEQVDVSGRYPIADNWNVVGRWYQSITDGRLLEMLGGVEYDSCCWAIRLVGRSYITNIEGDRNNSILVQLELKGLGNVGQNVERLLERSVLGYSEQF; this is encoded by the coding sequence GTGGAACATAAAAAAAACATTATTTTATTCGCGGGGCTTTTTTTCTTTCTGTCAGGGTTAGTCCCTATAGCTCGGGCACAGATACCCCAGTGGGAGAAGTGCGGATCGTTTATCGAACCAGCTTCAGAGGAATTGCTAGACCCTGAGCCTAGGGGGCCGGTGAATGTTGAGGCTGATCGAGTCGAATCCGAAAAAGATGGGGTCTCCGTTTTTAGCGGCGATGTTAAATTTAGACGCCGGGGGCAGTGGTTAGATGCTGATGAGGTGTTTTACGATAAGCCGAATGATACTGTGGAAGCTTTTGGCGATGTGCGCTATCAGGACGCCACCATGGATGTTATTAGTGATTCCGCTAAAGTAAATTTGGAGACCGATATTGGTGAGGCGGAAAACGCCCGTTATTTTCTGCGGGATTATCATGCCCGTGGAGAGGCGGGGGAGGTAGAACGGGAGAGTTCTATCAAGACCGAGCTGCGGGAGGCCACCTTTACGACTTGCGATATTGGAAACCATGCTTGGCAGTTGAAGGCGGATCGAGTGAGTTTGGATCACGAAGAAGGGGTGGGTTGGGCTCGCGGCGCTCGCCTTAAACTCTGGGATACGACGGTGTTCTATGTCCCTTTTCTACGTTTTCCTATCGATGACAGGCGTAAATCCGGCTTTCTTGTACCTTCAGCCGGAAGATCCAGTAATTCAGGCATAGATGCTAGCACCCCCTATTATTGGAATATCGCGCCCAATCTGGATGCTACCCTGACTCCCCGTTATCTCTCCCAGAGAGGCCCCATGATGGAGGGGGAAGTGCGCTATCTTAATCCTAGTAATTTCGGTCGAATAAGGGGTTCTTTTTTGCCCCATGATGCGAAAAGAGATGATTATCGCGGCGCTTTTTCCTATCGCCACAGCGGTAGTCCCCGACCGCGATGGTTTACCAACCTTGATCTCAATCTTGTTTCTGACGATAGATATTTTGAGGATTTCGGGAATAGCTTGAGTATTGCGAGTACCACCGTTTTAAATAATTCCTTGGACATAGGCTATCAAGGCAACGGCTGGAATGCCCTAGGGCGTTTTCAAGGATTTCAAACCATTGATCGGAGCATCCCCGCCTCCGCGCGGCCGTATCAACGTTTGCCTCAATTCTTGGTGGACGGGTTTTTCCCGGATCAGTTGTTAGGGCTGGATGTGGATTTTCACGGGGAAGTAGTACGCTTTGGTCGGGATGCCGGCCCGCCCACGGGGGCGTTGCGCTTAGATTTTTGGCCGACTGTGAGCTTGCCTTTTCGGACTCCGGGCACTTTCTTCACGCCTAGCATCGGTGTGCGGGATACCCGCTATTTTCTGGAGCATGCTCCTGCAGGCACGGACAGTACATTGAGCCGCACCTTGCCTATTTTTAGCATGGATACAGGGGCCATATTTGAGCGTTCGCTAACTTTGTGGGGAAATGATGTACGCCAAACGCTGGAGCCACGCGCCTACTATCTGTATGTCCCTTTTGAAAACCAGGAAGCTCTTCCAGTTTTTGATAGCGCCCCGCTGGATTTTTATTTCAGCCGGCTTTTCCAACCCAACCGTTTTACCGGCGCCGATCGTCTTAACGATGCCAATCAGCTTACACTGGCGGTTACGACTCGTTTGCTTCAGTCCAATACGGGGGCGGAGCTACTTCGGGCATCTATTGGCCAGATTCAGTTTTTTCGTGATCGTAAGGTTACAATGCCTGGTTTTGCCGAGGAGACAGATTCAAGCTCGCTGGTTATTGGAGAAGTAGCTGCTCGATTAGCCCAGGCGTGGTCCCTGCGAGGAGAATTGCGTTTTGATCCTCATACAGAACAAACTGCTCTAGGCGCGGCTGAGCTGCACTACCGTGGCAATGAGGGCGGTCTATTTAATATTAATTACCGTTTTCGCCGGGATTTTCTAGAACAAGTTGATGTCTCTGGGCGCTATCCGATTGCGGATAACTGGAATGTGGTGGGGCGCTGGTATCAGTCAATTACCGATGGCCGTCTCCTTGAAATGCTGGGGGGGGTGGAATATGACAGCTGTTGCTGGGCAATACGGTTGGTGGGCCGCAGCTATATTACCAATATCGAGGGAGACAGAAATAATTCGATTTTGGTCCAACTGGAGTTAAAAGGATTAGGCAATGTGGGCCAAAACGTGGAAAGGCTGCTAGAACGCTCGGTATTGGGCTATAGCGAACAATTCTAA
- the cas2e gene encoding type I-E CRISPR-associated endoribonuclease Cas2e, translating to MLVIVVENAPPRLRGRLALWLLEARAGVYVGDLSRRVREMIWRQVEEGIEEGNAVMIWSTNTESGFDFATLGQNRRMPVELDGLKLVSFYPPEQAENAL from the coding sequence ATGCTGGTCATCGTAGTTGAGAATGCTCCGCCTCGGCTGCGTGGCCGTTTGGCCCTCTGGTTGTTGGAGGCGCGGGCTGGTGTTTATGTAGGTGATTTATCTCGTCGAGTGCGGGAGATGATCTGGCGGCAAGTAGAGGAGGGCATCGAGGAAGGCAATGCAGTTATGATCTGGAGCACAAATACAGAGTCTGGATTTGATTTTGCTACTTTAGGTCAAAATCGGCGTATGCCGGTAGAACTTGATGGCTTAAAGTTGGTTTCATTTTATCCACCAGAGCAGGCTGAAAATGCTCTTTAA
- the cas1e gene encoding type I-E CRISPR-associated endonuclease Cas1e, with protein MLPPLKPIQMKERVSIIFIEYGRIDVLDGAFVVIDKTGIRTHIPVGSVACLMLEPGTRVSHAAAALAARVGTLLVWIGEAGVRLYASGQPGGARADRLLYQAKLALDDTARLKVVRKMYEIRFNEKPPERRSIEQLRGIEGARVRKMYQLLAKRYGLQWEKRQYDPHNWDSSDSLNRCVSAANACLYGVTEAAVLAAGYAPAVGFIHTGKPLSFVYDIADIFKFDTVIPAAFQVAAKKLHGGCERQVRLACRDIFRQTKLLAKIIPAIEEILAAGELALPPTPEEAVPVAIPNSKSIGDAGHRS; from the coding sequence ATGCTACCTCCTCTTAAGCCTATACAAATGAAAGAGCGGGTGTCGATAATTTTTATCGAATACGGCCGAATTGATGTGCTCGATGGAGCCTTTGTGGTTATCGACAAAACCGGCATTCGTACCCATATTCCGGTGGGGTCCGTCGCTTGCCTTATGCTGGAGCCAGGGACGCGGGTTTCCCACGCGGCCGCTGCCTTGGCGGCCCGGGTCGGAACCTTGCTGGTATGGATCGGGGAGGCGGGCGTGCGACTATACGCCTCGGGCCAGCCCGGCGGGGCGCGCGCCGACCGTTTACTGTATCAGGCTAAACTGGCCCTGGATGATACAGCGCGGCTCAAGGTCGTGCGTAAAATGTACGAGATTAGGTTCAATGAGAAACCGCCGGAGCGGCGCAGCATCGAGCAGTTGCGGGGGATCGAGGGAGCAAGGGTAAGAAAGATGTACCAACTGCTGGCTAAGCGCTATGGCTTGCAGTGGGAGAAACGTCAGTACGATCCCCACAACTGGGATAGTAGCGATTCGCTCAATCGTTGTGTCAGCGCGGCCAACGCTTGTCTCTACGGTGTCACCGAAGCGGCGGTGTTGGCTGCTGGATATGCACCGGCGGTCGGTTTTATTCATACGGGCAAACCCCTCTCATTTGTTTATGATATTGCGGATATATTTAAGTTTGATACCGTGATTCCCGCCGCTTTTCAGGTTGCCGCCAAAAAACTACATGGCGGATGTGAACGTCAGGTGCGTTTGGCTTGCCGAGATATTTTTCGTCAGACTAAGCTATTGGCAAAAATTATCCCCGCTATTGAGGAAATCCTTGCCGCCGGTGAGTTAGCGCTGCCACCCACTCCAGAGGAAGCTGTTCCTGTGGCCATTCCCAACTCAAAGAGTATTGGTGATGCTGGTCATCGTAGTTGA